A segment of the Halovivax limisalsi genome:
ATGCATCCATGGAATCGGAGACAATTAGTTGTATCGAAGAAGGGTTCACCGTTCGAACCGTTCGAAAGCCCGTCGAAAGGTACACTTATGGAGCGGCCCGGTCGCTGTTCGACTATGGACCACGAGGTCACCAGGACCGCCGATCCGGCGGTCGCCGACGCGCTCGAGGCAGAGATCGATCGCCAGCGCTCGTCGCTACAGATGATCGCGAGCGAGAATCACGTCAGCGAGGCGGTGCTCGACGCCCAGGGGAGCGTCCTGACGAACAAGTACGCCGAGGGCTACCCGGGCGCGCGCTACTACGGGGGCTGCGAACACGCCGACACGGTCGAGAACCTCGCCATCGAGCGCGCGAAAGAACTCTTCGGCGCCGAGCACGTCAACGTGCAACCCCACTCCGGCACGCAGGCCAACCAGGCCGTCTACTACGCGATGCTCGACCCCGGCGACAAGATCCTCTCGCTCGATCTCAATCACGGCGGCCACCTCAGCCACGGCCACCCCGCGAACTTCACCGGCCAGCTCTACGAGGTCGAGCAGTACGAGGTCGATCCCGAAACGGGCTACCTCGACTACGACGGCCTGGCCGAGCAGGCGGCCGCGTTCGAACCCGACATCATCGTCTCGGGCTACTCCGCGTACCCGCGCGAGGTCGAGTGGACGGAGATCCAGGCCGTCGCCGACGAGGTCGGCGCGCTCCACCTGGCCGACATCGCCCACATCACGGGCCTCGTCGCCGCCGGCGTCCACGACTCGCCGGTCGGGATCGCGGACTTCGTGACCGGCAGCACGCACAAGACCATCC
Coding sequences within it:
- the glyA gene encoding serine hydroxymethyltransferase; amino-acid sequence: MDHEVTRTADPAVADALEAEIDRQRSSLQMIASENHVSEAVLDAQGSVLTNKYAEGYPGARYYGGCEHADTVENLAIERAKELFGAEHVNVQPHSGTQANQAVYYAMLDPGDKILSLDLNHGGHLSHGHPANFTGQLYEVEQYEVDPETGYLDYDGLAEQAAAFEPDIIVSGYSAYPREVEWTEIQAVADEVGALHLADIAHITGLVAAGVHDSPVGIADFVTGSTHKTIRAGRGGIVMTSEAYADDVDSAVFPGGQGGPLMHNIAGKAVGFGEALEPEFEEYARQTVANARALGESLSERGFSLVSGGTDNHLVLVDLRDSHPDTSGGDAEDALEAANVVLNANTVPGETRSPFDPSGIRAGTPALTTRGFDEDDARLVGDLIARVVDAPEDESVRESVREDVETLCAENPLYE